In Thermoplasmata archaeon, the DNA window TCCTGACGATACATGTGGAGAATAGAGAGAGCCATTTCCCAGGCGTGCTCTGGCTCGGTGCGGCCGCCGCGGCCCTCGCCCTGTCTGGCCTCGCTCTCCTGTGGCGGAGGCGAACGAGGGCAGGACGCCCTGGCCCCTGAATTCCGTTCCCTGATGGGGCATCCCCGTTTTATCCGACGGAGGGGCCGCGCCCCATCCAGCGTCCTTCAGGAGGCCCTTCGCGAGCGAGGCACCCCTACGGAGAGAAGTATAATATCGCTTAATGAGATTCCTCCCCCGAGCCCATGGACATCGTGAGCATCCTGAGGGAGGGGAGGGGCCCGCGCTTCTCGATAGAGGTCTACCCCCCGAGGACATCGAGGAGCGCGGGCGGTCTGAGCGTCCAGGAGCACATATCCAGAATATTCGATACCGTCGAGCATCTCCTGCCCTACAGGCCCGCGTTCGTGAGCGTGACCTACAACCCGGAGGGCCAGACGAGGTCCACATCCATACCCATCGCGGGCATCATCCGCCAGCGCTTCGGCATCGAGGCCGTGGCGCACCTGACCGCCCTCGGGACCCCGCCCGACGAGATTCCGCGCACGCTCGAGGTCATGGACTACTTCGGCATCCAGAACGTGCTCGCGATTCGCGGCGACCCGCCGCAGGGGGCGGGGGGACCGGGCGCGGGAGGAGCGCCCGAAGCAACGATGGTTGGGGGTTCGGGGGAGAGGGTAGGAGGAACGGTGGTGGGGCGACCGGGAGCGGCCGGGCCGGGAGCCGCCGGGGCGGGGAGGGAGGGTGTTGCGGGTGGTGGCGGAGCGGTGTCCGGCCCGGCGACCGGGGATGGGGCCGGAGGCTCCGGGCAGGCAGGGATGGCGGGTGCAGAAAAGGGCGGGCCGGGAAGCAGAGACGGGGCGGGCGCCGTCGCCATCGGGGGCAGTGGCCGTGGCGGCCCCCGGATTTCACACGCCTCCGAGCTCGTCGCGCTCATAAAAAAGCACAGGAGGGACTTCTGCGTGGGCGTCGCCTGCTACCCCGAGGGGCACCCGGAGTGCGTGGACGCGGGGGGCAGGAGGGACTTGGAGAAGGATCTGGGGTACTTCAGGGAGAAGGTGGAGGCGGGGGCGGGGTTCGCAATCACCCAGCTCTTCCTCGACAACAGCCGCTTCTTCTCCTTCCTCGAGAGGGCGAGGAGGGCGGGGATAGAGATTCCGATTGTCCCCGGGATAATGCCAGTGGTGAGCCTGCAGACACTGGGGATAGTCAAAAGGCTCTGCGGGGCCGAGGTCCCCTCGCTCTTTCTCCGGAGAATAGAGGCCGCGGCCGGAGACCCCGGCGAGGTGAGGGAGAGGGGGATAGAGCACGCCTTGGAGCAGTGCCGTGGTCTCGTGGACAGGGTCCCCTGCATCCACTTCTACGCAATGAACCGGTGGGAGCCAGTTGAGAGAATTCTCAAGGGGCTGATTTAGCGGCTGCATCGGCAGAGGAGGCTGAGGAATCGCACGGGAGGGCCGGGGCTGCGCACGCAGGGCTATTGCGGATACGAATTAAAAAATTCGGGGTGCGATCTGAGGAAGAGTGGAGGAGCCATAATAAAATCAGAATGAATGGAATGAAGATACGGCCATGTTCGGTCTAATTCGTTCATTAAGTCCCATTTTTTAGGGCGGTTAAGTCCCGTATTTTAGGGCATTTCTGTCATTTTTTTCGTAATATATTTATATTATTTAATTGAAAAACAAAAAACCGGTGAGATGGATGCGGTTAGATGTTGTTTTCAGTCTGCTGACGACCGAGATGCTACTGATAGTCTTGGTTCCTGCGCCGGAGCTGGCCACGGGGTGGCATTACGAAGACAATGATGATCCGAACTGGCTTGCGGATTGGTATGGACTTGTTTACCATCCGGACAGCTTTGAGGAGAACTGGGCGCAGGAATAACCTGGATGGAAGTCTTTTATTCTGCAGGACAGGGAGACCAGAACGGTCACAATAAATATATTCGCGAAATAACGATTCCATGGATAGGAATTCAAATGGTCAACGGAAACATGATACGGTATGAGTATTCAGAGGAGACTTCCAAATACTATCTTTATCTAGACCCGAATAGTATTATGCGTCAGAATCGACCTGAGCGCCACGGACATCGAGAGCGGTGTCGCGGACACGTACTACAGGGTCACGCGCGGGGGCGAGACCGGGGGTGTCTTCGTCAGGGGCACGAGGGCGGTCATTAATGCGAGGCCGGACGGCAGCACGGACGGCGAGTATACTGTGGAGTACTACAGCACTGACAACGTGGGCAATAAGGAGGAGGCACGATTCCTGACGGTCGTGGTGGATACGGTCGCTGCGCTGGAGCTGGGCTTCGGGAACGTCTCCACGGGCGAGGGGCGGTTCAGGGTCGCGGGCAGGGCTGAGCCCGGGTCCTCTGTCTATGTCAACGGCAGGCCGGCGAGGGTCAGCCCAGACGGCAACTTTTCCATGGGGCTCGGGCTGAGGGAGGGGGCGAACACGATCGTGGTCAAGGCGCTCGACCTTGCGGGCAACGAGAGGACCGAGACCCGCGTCGTCACATACACTAGACCGGGGGAGACAAGCCCGGCATTGCCTGTCCCTGCCGCCGCGAGCGTCGTTGCAGTCCTGGCCGCCATCGCCGTGGCGATGGCCGTTAAGAGGGGGCCGCGGCGGCGCCCCCGGCGCGGGCCCAGCCGCCCCTGAGCGCGCCGATTGAAACAATTAAATATCCCCCGGGTAATTTGGCCGAATGCGGAGAGGGAAAAGGGGCCCATGACCTCCGACACGGACCAGTTCATAAAGGAGCTGGAGGCCAAGCGCGACAAGCTCAACGCAAAGGCCGACGAGCACCGCTTCAGGCGCGACAGGCTCAACGAGGAGACGAAGCGCTTCGCGGAGAAGCGCGATGCACTCAACGACCAGGTGAAGAAGCTACTGCGCGAGGCTGCGGAGCACAAGGAGAGGCGGAACCAGCTCAACGAGCAGGTCAGGGCCGCCAAGGCACTCAGGGAGGAGCTCAACAAGAAGGCCAGCGCGGCTGCGGAGAGGCTCAACGCTCTGAGACAGGAGAGGATGCCTAAGGACGGGAACCAGCTCAACCGCCTCAAGAAGGAGCTGAAGGCGCTGGAGTTCAAGCAGATGACCACCGTTCTCACGCCGGAGAAGGAGAAGGAGCTCATCGCCGCCCTCTCTCGACTGCAGGCGATGATAAGGGAGAAGGAGAAGGCGTTCGAGCAGAACGAGGAGGTCAGGGCGGCGATGCAGGAGGCGGCGAGGGCGAGGGAGGAAGCGGAGGCCCAGCACGCGCTCGTCGGCAGGCTCGCGGACGAGGCCCAGAAAGAGCACGACGCCATGGTCGAGCTCTACGAGAAAAGCGACGCTCTGCGCAAGGAGGCCGACATGCTGCAGGAGCAGTTCGTCAGGGCCAAGGTCGCGGCCGACGAGGAGCACAGGGAGCACGTGAATCTTATCAGACAGGTCCACGACTTCGACAAGGTCATTGCGGGCCTGAGGCGGAGGGAGAGGAGGGCACGCAAGGCCAGATCGGAG includes these proteins:
- a CDS encoding phosphoserine phosphatase translates to MTSDTDQFIKELEAKRDKLNAKADEHRFRRDRLNEETKRFAEKRDALNDQVKKLLREAAEHKERRNQLNEQVRAAKALREELNKKASAAAERLNALRQERMPKDGNQLNRLKKELKALEFKQMTTVLTPEKEKELIAALSRLQAMIREKEKAFEQNEEVRAAMQEAARAREEAEAQHALVGRLADEAQKEHDAMVELYEKSDALRKEADMLQEQFVRAKVAADEEHREHVNLIRQVHDFDKVIAGLRRRERRARKARSETVARKQAQEIFERFKRGEKLSTEDLMALQTKGI
- a CDS encoding methylenetetrahydrofolate reductase is translated as MDIVSILREGRGPRFSIEVYPPRTSRSAGGLSVQEHISRIFDTVEHLLPYRPAFVSVTYNPEGQTRSTSIPIAGIIRQRFGIEAVAHLTALGTPPDEIPRTLEVMDYFGIQNVLAIRGDPPQGAGGPGAGGAPEATMVGGSGERVGGTVVGRPGAAGPGAAGAGREGVAGGGGAVSGPATGDGAGGSGQAGMAGAEKGGPGSRDGAGAVAIGGSGRGGPRISHASELVALIKKHRRDFCVGVACYPEGHPECVDAGGRRDLEKDLGYFREKVEAGAGFAITQLFLDNSRFFSFLERARRAGIEIPIVPGIMPVVSLQTLGIVKRLCGAEVPSLFLRRIEAAAGDPGEVRERGIEHALEQCRGLVDRVPCIHFYAMNRWEPVERILKGLI